The following nucleotide sequence is from Saccharothrix texasensis.
TCCACCATCAGCCCGGAGAACCGCACGTCGAACGGCTTGTCGAAGCGCTCCTCGGTGAACCGGGAGAACCCGCGCCCGTCCACCCGCACGACCACCCACATCCCGGACGGCGCGGTCAACCCGTGGAACCACTCCCCGGCACGTTGCCCGGACTCCAGGTCGGACCACCGCATCGTCACTCCTCCCAGGGCCGCACGTCGAACCCGCCGCGGCCGTCGAACCGCACGACCGACAACTCGTCGAACCCGTCGGCCGGTCGTGGCCGCCGCAGTCGCTTAACCGTCGCATAAAGCCCCACGTCGGGCACCCTGGTTTTGTCGTCCCTGGCGGCGTTGCGCGCCATCGACGCGGGGAGATCCGGCGGGAACCAGTATCCGACGATCCGCGCGCCGCGCTCCCGACCGGCCGCGATGAGCGGCGCCCATTCCTCGGCCGACGGATTGGTGTTGTCGACCGCGACCTTGAACCCGGCGTCCAGAGCCTCCCTGATCAGCCGCAACTGCCTCGCCTGCCGCCGTCGCGCATTAGGGGACGCGTCCTTGCTGACGTGCGCGTGGGTGCCCGCCGG
It contains:
- a CDS encoding AAA family ATPase, with the protein product MTEVAILIGLQASGKTTFYRTSPAGTHAHVSKDASPNARRRQARQLRLIREALDAGFKVAVDNTNPSAEEWAPLIAAGRERGARIVGYWFPPDLPASMARNAARDDKTRVPDVGLYATVKRLRRPRPADGFDELSVVRFDGRGGFDVRPWEE